The Thiohalophilus sp. genome has a window encoding:
- a CDS encoding DUF938 domain-containing protein — MIKPFAEACEQNKAPILAVLQRQFAEAQTVLEIGSGTGQHAVFFAARLPHLQWQPSDVAENLPGIHQWLTEDGGDNLGEPWPLDMLAPQWPQTHFDGVFSANTVHIMSWSAVAEMFAGIGRVLKPGGCFCLYGPFKYGGVHTSESNARFDVFLRQRDPDSGVRDLDDLQQLAGAAELSLIEDLEMPVNNRTLVWKKQ; from the coding sequence ATGATAAAGCCTTTTGCCGAAGCGTGTGAACAAAACAAGGCCCCGATTCTGGCCGTCCTGCAGCGGCAGTTCGCCGAGGCGCAGACCGTTCTGGAAATCGGCAGCGGTACCGGTCAGCATGCGGTTTTCTTCGCCGCCCGGCTGCCTCACCTGCAGTGGCAGCCCAGTGATGTCGCCGAGAATCTCCCCGGGATTCACCAGTGGCTGACGGAAGACGGCGGCGATAATCTGGGCGAGCCCTGGCCGCTGGATATGCTGGCGCCGCAGTGGCCGCAAACGCATTTCGATGGCGTGTTCAGTGCCAATACCGTGCACATCATGAGCTGGTCGGCAGTGGCGGAAATGTTCGCCGGGATCGGCCGGGTACTGAAACCCGGTGGGTGTTTCTGTTTGTACGGCCCCTTCAAATACGGCGGCGTGCATACCAGCGAAAGCAACGCACGCTTTGATGTCTTCCTGCGCCAGCGCGACCCGGACAGCGGCGTGCGCGATCTGGACGATCTGCAACAACTGGCCGGGGCCGCCGAACTGTCATTGATCGAGGATCTCGAAATGCCGGTCAACAACCGGACGTTGGTCTGGAAGAAACAGTGA
- a CDS encoding alpha/beta hydrolase, producing the protein MSQLPECVEVGPADAQYSIIWLHGLGADGHDFEPLVPELGLTDRGVRFVFPHAPVQPVTVNSGMAMRAWYDIRSPQIQQDEDRDGIQASQAILEALIRREVERGIDTRRLVLAGFSQGGAIALHTGLRHNEPLGGILALSTYLPLVSTFEQEREPTNQHIPIFMAHGKSDPIVPLWLAEDSRYFLEQAGYSVDWHTYAMQHQVSLDEVSDIAAWLGHNFA; encoded by the coding sequence ATGTCCCAATTACCCGAATGTGTGGAAGTCGGCCCGGCCGACGCGCAATACAGCATCATCTGGCTGCACGGTCTGGGGGCCGACGGGCATGATTTCGAGCCCCTGGTTCCCGAGCTGGGGCTGACCGATCGCGGCGTACGTTTTGTTTTTCCCCATGCGCCGGTACAGCCTGTCACCGTCAATAGCGGCATGGCCATGCGCGCCTGGTACGATATCCGTTCGCCACAGATTCAGCAGGATGAGGACCGCGACGGGATTCAGGCGTCGCAAGCGATACTCGAAGCCCTGATCCGCCGCGAAGTCGAACGCGGTATCGACACTCGTCGACTGGTTCTGGCCGGCTTTTCCCAGGGCGGCGCCATCGCCCTGCATACCGGCCTGCGCCATAATGAACCGCTGGGCGGAATTCTGGCGTTATCCACCTACCTGCCGCTGGTTAGCACGTTCGAACAGGAGCGTGAGCCGACCAATCAGCACATACCCATTTTCATGGCCCACGGTAAAAGCGATCCCATCGTGCCCCTGTGGCTGGCCGAGGATTCACGCTATTTTCTGGAACAGGCGGGCTACAGCGTCGACTGGCATACCTATGCGATGCAACACCAGGTCTCGCTGGATGAAGTGAGCGATATTGCGGCCTGGCTTGGACATAACTTCGCTTGA
- the soxZ gene encoding thiosulfate oxidation carrier complex protein SoxZ yields MAKSIRARATLKGDTVTVKALITHVMETGMRKDEKTGKKIPAHFIQEVSCAHNGTEIVLAQWGPAVSKNPYLSYQFTGGQSGDDVSISWVDNKGQKDSLTTQIK; encoded by the coding sequence ATGGCTAAGAGTATCCGAGCCCGGGCGACCCTCAAGGGGGACACCGTCACGGTCAAAGCGTTGATTACGCACGTTATGGAAACCGGTATGCGCAAAGACGAGAAAACCGGCAAGAAAATTCCCGCCCACTTCATTCAGGAAGTGAGCTGCGCCCACAACGGCACCGAAATCGTGCTGGCGCAGTGGGGACCGGCCGTCTCCAAGAACCCGTATCTGTCTTACCAGTTCACGGGTGGCCAATCCGGTGACGACGTTTCCATCAGCTGGGTCGACAACAAAGGACAGAAAGATTCCCTGACCACCCAGATCAAGTAA
- the soxY gene encoding thiosulfate oxidation carrier protein SoxY — protein MQRRTFLKGSLASGTVAVAVSAGLLTPGAVMAAWPKRAFETESMETAMNDLFGTAQTQPTDDITIKAPDIAENGAVVPVSVETGIGGIEEIAIIAEKNGSPLAANFKLANNAKGYVSTRIKMAKTSNVIAVVKTGGKAYSARKEVKVTIGGCGG, from the coding sequence ATGCAACGTAGAACCTTTCTGAAAGGCAGCCTGGCCAGCGGCACCGTCGCGGTGGCCGTCAGCGCCGGCCTGCTGACGCCCGGCGCCGTCATGGCCGCCTGGCCCAAGCGGGCGTTCGAAACCGAAAGCATGGAAACGGCCATGAACGACCTGTTCGGCACCGCTCAGACCCAGCCGACCGATGACATCACCATCAAGGCCCCGGATATCGCCGAAAACGGCGCCGTGGTCCCGGTCTCCGTGGAAACCGGCATCGGCGGCATTGAGGAAATCGCCATCATCGCCGAGAAGAACGGCAGCCCCCTGGCCGCCAACTTCAAGCTGGCGAACAATGCCAAAGGCTATGTCTCCACCCGCATCAAGATGGCCAAAACCTCGAATGTCATCGCCGTGGTCAAAACCGGCGGCAAGGCCTACTCGGCCCGCAAAGAGGTCAAAGTCACCATCGGCGGTTGCGGCGGTTAA
- a CDS encoding encapsulin-associated ferritin-like protein has product MSNEGFHEAIEELSDETRDMHRAIVSLMEEFEAVDWYNQRMDACKDDELRAILKHNRDEEKEHAAMVLEWIRRRDSKLNDELKDYLFTEKEIAHQ; this is encoded by the coding sequence ATGTCAAACGAAGGTTTTCACGAAGCGATTGAGGAATTATCCGACGAGACCCGCGACATGCACCGCGCCATCGTCTCTCTGATGGAAGAGTTCGAAGCGGTGGACTGGTACAACCAGCGCATGGATGCCTGCAAGGATGACGAGCTGCGCGCGATTCTCAAGCACAACCGTGATGAAGAAAAAGAACATGCCGCCATGGTGCTGGAGTGGATTCGCCGGCGCGATAGCAAGCTCAACGATGAACTGAAGGATTATCTGTTCACCGAGAAGGAAATCGCGCATCAATAG
- a CDS encoding DUF192 domain-containing protein, with translation MPDRCRQLARVGAALLVLASPLALSAGHALESAQLTLAGEHFQVELAISNEEKRRGLMHRDRLAAGSGMLFIYATPQPTRFWNKNVRFPIDILYFDEHRAFLRADTHVPPCPALPCPVYQSGQPVKYVLELPAGSRQRLDLQAGQRFLFRSGGTPQAGSP, from the coding sequence TTGCCCGATCGCTGTCGTCAATTAGCCCGCGTTGGCGCCGCGCTCCTGGTTCTGGCATCGCCTCTGGCGCTGTCGGCCGGACACGCCCTTGAGTCAGCACAGCTAACCCTCGCCGGCGAACACTTTCAGGTTGAACTGGCGATCAGCAACGAGGAGAAACGGCGCGGCCTCATGCACCGGGATCGGTTGGCGGCGGGCAGCGGCATGTTATTCATCTACGCAACACCTCAACCGACCCGCTTCTGGAACAAAAATGTCCGTTTTCCCATCGATATTCTCTACTTCGACGAGCACCGGGCTTTCCTGCGCGCCGACACCCACGTGCCACCCTGTCCCGCATTGCCATGCCCGGTCTATCAGAGCGGCCAACCGGTCAAATACGTGCTCGAATTGCCCGCCGGTAGCCGGCAACGGCTTGACCTGCAAGCCGGCCAACGATTCCTGTTTCGCTCAGGCGGAACGCCGCAGGCCGGATCGCCGTAA
- a CDS encoding thioredoxin family protein, producing MRRFVFILLSVLWIPFTSVWADAPEGYPFHTFDEAMAEAREQNKTLFVYFGRYGCGYCEKTNKEAFSDDKVRQIYTDNYVLAYVDSESGKRLQLPSGERITEHEVGTRYDAFVTPVFTFMTPQGKPLKRLVGVQRIEDLLNAHEAIQAQTGDPS from the coding sequence ATGCGACGTTTTGTCTTCATTTTATTATCCGTACTGTGGATCCCGTTCACGTCGGTCTGGGCCGATGCGCCCGAGGGCTATCCCTTCCACACCTTCGACGAGGCCATGGCAGAGGCACGCGAACAGAACAAGACGTTGTTTGTCTACTTTGGCCGTTACGGTTGCGGCTATTGCGAGAAAACCAACAAGGAAGCGTTTTCCGATGACAAGGTTCGTCAAATCTACACCGACAACTATGTGCTGGCCTATGTCGATTCGGAAAGCGGCAAGCGCCTGCAATTGCCCAGCGGTGAACGGATTACCGAACATGAGGTCGGCACCCGTTACGACGCGTTTGTCACCCCCGTATTCACCTTTATGACGCCACAGGGCAAACCGCTGAAACGCCTGGTCGGCGTCCAGCGGATCGAGGATCTGCTCAACGCCCACGAGGCAATCCAGGCCCAAACCGGTGACCCGTCATGA
- the lpdA gene encoding dihydrolipoyl dehydrogenase, with product MSEQYDVIVIGAGPGGYVAAIRCAQLGFRVACIDDYLDERNKPSPGGTCLNIGCIPSKALLESSHHYQQAQQQFAAHGIRIGQLELDLATMQTRKQQVVRDLTGGIQSLFKANQIAFYAGCGTLGQNNRVDVVAHDNTTTQLTAEHVILASGSRPVELPFAPFDGKQVVDSTGALAFESVPKRLGIIGAGVIGLELGSLWQRLGAEVVVLEAQETFLPDADSTIAKQANKLLGQQGLDVRLGTRVDAVHTGNTVRVDYTDGQGSQSLECDKLIVAVGRRPNSEDLCSDDLSLSSDERGFVQVDDHYRTNLEKVYAVGDLIPGPMLAHKGMEEGMAVAERIAGQFADVDYDNIPFVIYTHPEIAWTGRTEQQLKEAGVDYRVGQFPFSANGRARAAGDTEGVIRILADARTDRVLGVHMLGPQASELIAQAVIARAFATSAEDLALTMFAHPTLSETFHEAALDVADRAIHRAPPRKPRT from the coding sequence ATGAGTGAACAGTATGATGTGATCGTGATCGGCGCCGGCCCGGGCGGTTACGTGGCCGCCATTCGCTGTGCCCAGCTGGGCTTCAGGGTCGCCTGTATCGATGACTATCTCGATGAACGGAACAAGCCCTCGCCCGGCGGCACCTGTCTGAATATCGGCTGCATTCCCTCCAAAGCGCTGCTGGAATCCTCGCACCATTACCAGCAGGCACAACAGCAGTTTGCCGCACACGGTATCCGTATCGGTCAGCTGGAGCTGGACCTGGCCACCATGCAAACTCGCAAACAACAGGTGGTCCGGGATCTGACCGGCGGCATCCAGTCGCTGTTCAAGGCCAACCAGATCGCCTTTTATGCCGGATGCGGCACCCTCGGGCAAAACAACCGGGTCGACGTCGTCGCTCACGACAACACCACCACACAACTGACCGCCGAACACGTGATTCTGGCCAGCGGCTCGCGCCCGGTCGAGCTGCCCTTTGCCCCGTTCGATGGCAAGCAGGTAGTCGACTCCACCGGCGCGCTGGCCTTTGAATCGGTTCCCAAACGCCTCGGCATTATCGGTGCCGGGGTCATCGGCCTGGAACTGGGCAGCCTCTGGCAACGCCTGGGGGCCGAGGTGGTGGTGCTCGAGGCGCAGGAAACCTTTCTGCCCGATGCCGACAGCACGATTGCCAAACAGGCCAACAAACTGCTCGGCCAGCAAGGTCTGGACGTTCGCCTGGGCACCAGAGTCGACGCGGTCCACACCGGCAACACCGTCAGGGTGGACTATACCGATGGCCAGGGCAGCCAGAGCCTGGAATGCGACAAGCTGATCGTCGCGGTGGGCCGGCGGCCCAACAGCGAGGATTTATGCAGCGACGACCTGAGCCTGAGCAGCGACGAGCGCGGCTTTGTGCAGGTGGACGATCACTATCGGACCAATCTGGAGAAAGTCTATGCCGTCGGCGATCTGATCCCCGGTCCCATGCTGGCGCACAAGGGCATGGAGGAGGGCATGGCGGTGGCCGAACGGATTGCCGGGCAATTTGCCGACGTGGATTACGACAACATTCCGTTTGTCATCTATACCCACCCGGAGATCGCCTGGACCGGGCGCACGGAACAACAACTCAAAGAGGCCGGCGTCGATTATCGTGTCGGCCAGTTTCCTTTCAGTGCCAACGGCCGGGCCCGCGCCGCCGGCGACACCGAGGGGGTCATCAGGATACTGGCGGATGCGCGCACCGATCGGGTACTGGGCGTGCACATGCTCGGCCCGCAGGCCTCCGAGCTGATCGCTCAGGCGGTAATCGCCCGCGCCTTCGCCACCAGCGCCGAGGATCTGGCCCTGACGATGTTCGCCCACCCGACCCTGTCCGAAACCTTCCACGAAGCCGCGCTGGATGTGGCAGATCGGGCGATTCATCGCGCCCCGCCACGTAAACCGCGCACATAA
- the odhB gene encoding 2-oxoglutarate dehydrogenase complex dihydrolipoyllysine-residue succinyltransferase produces MAIDIKVAQFPESITEGTLIEWHKQPGETVRQDELLAEIETDKVVFEVNAPEDGVMGDLLVQQGDTVNSEQVIARMQAGEAVPSDTESSEAPAKAQTPPQSEPEGAAEPRLAPAAKKLIAEHQLDPNRIKGSGKDGRILKEDVQAYLDKDQPQPQKGAQPAPPSTPVPEPGERPQKRVPMSRLRARIAERLVEVQQTAAILTTFNEIDMQPVMDLRARYKDKFEKQHGVKLGFMSFFVQACLEALQRFPEINASIDGEEIVYHGFYDIGIAVGSPRGLVVPILRDADALSMARIEKQIADYAERAQSGKLSLDEITGGTFSITNGGIFGSLLSTPILNPPQSAILGMHKIEKRPVVIEDEIVIRPMMYVALSYDHRLVDGREAVQFLVTIKECVEDPARMLLDV; encoded by the coding sequence ATGGCCATTGATATCAAGGTCGCACAGTTTCCCGAATCGATCACCGAAGGCACGTTGATCGAGTGGCACAAACAACCGGGCGAGACCGTTCGCCAGGATGAACTGCTAGCCGAGATCGAAACCGACAAGGTGGTCTTCGAGGTCAATGCCCCCGAAGACGGCGTGATGGGAGACTTGCTCGTCCAGCAGGGCGACACCGTCAACTCGGAACAGGTCATCGCCCGCATGCAGGCCGGCGAGGCCGTACCGTCCGATACCGAATCCTCCGAAGCGCCGGCTAAAGCACAAACTCCACCCCAAAGCGAACCAGAAGGCGCGGCGGAACCCCGGCTCGCTCCGGCCGCAAAGAAGCTGATTGCCGAGCACCAGCTTGATCCGAACCGGATTAAAGGCAGTGGCAAGGATGGACGGATCCTCAAGGAGGACGTGCAGGCGTATCTGGACAAGGATCAGCCCCAGCCACAAAAAGGGGCGCAACCAGCGCCCCCCTCAACACCCGTCCCCGAGCCGGGGGAACGCCCGCAAAAGCGGGTGCCCATGAGCCGCCTGCGCGCGCGCATCGCCGAACGGCTGGTCGAGGTTCAGCAGACCGCGGCGATCCTCACCACCTTCAATGAAATCGACATGCAACCGGTGATGGATCTGCGCGCCCGCTATAAAGATAAGTTCGAAAAACAGCACGGGGTCAAACTCGGCTTCATGTCGTTTTTCGTCCAGGCCTGTCTCGAGGCGCTGCAGCGTTTTCCCGAGATCAACGCCTCCATCGACGGCGAGGAGATCGTCTATCACGGCTTTTACGACATCGGCATTGCGGTCGGTTCACCGCGCGGACTCGTGGTGCCGATCCTGCGCGACGCCGACGCGCTGAGCATGGCCCGGATCGAAAAACAGATCGCCGATTATGCCGAACGGGCCCAGAGCGGCAAATTGTCGCTGGATGAGATTACCGGCGGCACCTTTTCGATCACCAACGGCGGGATCTTCGGATCGCTGCTCTCCACGCCCATTCTCAACCCGCCGCAAAGCGCCATCCTCGGCATGCACAAGATCGAAAAGCGGCCGGTGGTCATCGAGGATGAGATCGTCATCCGGCCGATGATGTATGTGGCTCTCTCTTACGATCATCGCCTGGTGGACGGTCGCGAGGCGGTGCAGTTTCTGGTGACCATCAAGGAGTGCGTGGAAGATCCGGCCCGCATGTTGCTGGATGTGTAA
- a CDS encoding 2-oxoglutarate dehydrogenase E1 component, with amino-acid sequence MSDDKGFKSRWKSTPFAGANAGYLEQLYEEYLRDPGSVDPQWQALFRDLPKVDGIDKDISHAAIRAQFRHLTPTRRHADVDVTLIHKQVKVLQLINAYRFRGHQLADLDPLGLRDKGHIPELTLAHHELSDADLDTEFETGSLVGPDRARLAEIINILVNTYCGSIGSEYMHLVDTAEKRWIQHYLESARGHADLSEGQKRDLFSRLTAAETLEKYLHNKYVGQKRFSLEGAESLIPMLHRLIQHGGESGVKEMAIGMAHRGRLNLLVNVLGKTPEELFREFEGVHPGNGNGTGDVKYHLGFSSNLDTPGGLLHVALAFNPSHLEIVDPVVEGSVRARQDRRQDWEGKQVVPVLIHGDAAFSGQGVVMETLNMSQSRGFSTKGTVHIVINNQIGFTTSNQDEARSTLYCTDVAKMVNAPIFHVNADDPEAVLFLTQLALDYRMRFYKDVIIDLVCYRRHGHSEADEPMATQPQMYQHIDNLRSCRDLYQQRLEAEGVIDAVGAKQMIADYRDALEHNRPVVHEMIPPEQADYPYSADWSAYHTRDCVSDIDTTVDPQTLQALHEKLDRLPEDFKLHRTVEKIMDNRRRMASGELAMDWGFAETLAYASLLHEGYPIRLSGEDSGRGTFFHRQAVLYNQHDGEAYVPLRNLSDDQANFLVINSLLSEEAVLAFEYGYATTDPRTLVIWEAQFGDFANGAQVVIDQFISAAEQKWNRLCGITLFLPHGYEGQGPEHSSARLERFLQLCAQNNMQVCIPTHAAQIFHLLRRQMLRQCRRPLIVMTPKSLLRLPEASRPLSELSKGKFYRVIDDEQVQNPESVKRLILCSGKVYYDLDHRRQQDQREDVAILRIEQLYPFPEKALQAALRRYPNVQDYIWCQDEPMNQGAWYSSQHHMRRAIGEQHGLQYAGRPLMAAPAVGYPSLHKQQQENLLADALGTPA; translated from the coding sequence ATGTCCGATGACAAAGGCTTCAAATCCCGCTGGAAAAGCACTCCTTTTGCCGGCGCCAACGCGGGCTATCTTGAACAACTGTACGAAGAATACCTGCGGGATCCCGGGTCAGTGGATCCCCAGTGGCAGGCACTGTTCCGTGATCTGCCCAAAGTGGATGGCATCGACAAGGACATCTCCCACGCGGCGATTCGCGCCCAGTTCCGCCACCTGACCCCGACCCGCCGCCACGCCGATGTCGACGTGACACTCATCCACAAGCAGGTCAAGGTCCTGCAGCTGATCAACGCCTACCGCTTCCGCGGCCATCAGCTGGCCGATCTGGATCCGCTGGGCCTGCGCGACAAAGGTCACATCCCCGAGCTGACGCTGGCGCATCACGAACTCAGCGATGCCGATCTGGATACCGAGTTTGAAACAGGCTCGCTGGTGGGGCCGGATCGGGCGCGACTGGCCGAGATCATCAATATTCTGGTCAACACCTATTGCGGTTCGATCGGCTCCGAGTACATGCATCTGGTCGACACGGCGGAAAAACGCTGGATTCAGCACTATCTCGAATCCGCCCGTGGCCACGCCGATCTTTCCGAGGGCCAGAAACGCGATCTGTTCAGCCGACTGACCGCGGCCGAAACCCTGGAAAAATACCTGCACAATAAATACGTCGGCCAGAAACGCTTCTCCCTGGAGGGCGCCGAGAGCCTGATCCCGATGCTCCACCGGCTGATCCAGCATGGCGGCGAAAGCGGCGTCAAAGAGATGGCCATCGGCATGGCCCATCGCGGTCGGCTCAATCTGCTGGTGAACGTGCTGGGCAAAACACCGGAGGAACTGTTCCGCGAATTCGAGGGCGTCCATCCCGGCAATGGCAACGGCACCGGCGATGTGAAATACCATCTCGGTTTCTCCTCCAATCTCGACACCCCCGGCGGCCTGTTGCATGTGGCGCTGGCGTTCAATCCCTCGCATCTGGAGATCGTGGATCCCGTAGTCGAGGGCTCGGTACGTGCCCGCCAGGATCGGCGCCAGGACTGGGAGGGTAAACAGGTGGTGCCGGTGCTGATCCATGGCGATGCCGCCTTTTCCGGGCAGGGCGTGGTGATGGAGACGCTCAATATGTCCCAGTCGCGCGGCTTTTCCACCAAGGGCACCGTGCATATTGTCATCAATAACCAGATCGGCTTTACCACCAGCAATCAGGACGAGGCCCGCTCGACTCTCTACTGCACCGACGTGGCAAAAATGGTCAATGCGCCCATTTTCCACGTCAACGCCGACGATCCCGAGGCCGTGCTGTTTCTCACGCAGCTGGCGCTCGATTACCGCATGCGCTTCTACAAGGATGTGATCATCGATCTGGTCTGCTATCGGCGTCACGGCCACAGTGAAGCCGACGAGCCCATGGCGACCCAGCCGCAGATGTATCAACACATCGACAACTTGCGAAGCTGCCGGGACCTGTATCAGCAGCGACTGGAAGCTGAAGGCGTTATCGATGCCGTCGGCGCCAAGCAGATGATCGCGGATTATCGCGACGCACTGGAGCACAACCGGCCGGTGGTCCACGAAATGATCCCGCCCGAGCAGGCCGATTACCCCTACAGTGCCGACTGGAGTGCCTATCATACCCGCGACTGTGTCAGCGACATCGACACCACAGTGGACCCGCAAACCCTGCAGGCCTTGCACGAAAAACTGGATCGTCTGCCCGAAGACTTTAAACTCCATCGCACGGTCGAGAAGATCATGGACAACCGCCGGCGCATGGCATCCGGCGAACTGGCGATGGACTGGGGCTTTGCCGAAACCCTGGCCTATGCCAGTCTGTTGCACGAGGGCTATCCCATCCGGCTCTCCGGCGAGGACAGCGGCCGCGGGACGTTTTTTCATCGCCAGGCCGTGCTCTATAACCAGCACGATGGCGAGGCCTATGTACCCCTGCGTAATCTCAGTGACGATCAGGCCAACTTTCTGGTGATCAACTCCCTGCTCTCGGAAGAGGCCGTGCTGGCGTTTGAATACGGCTACGCCACCACCGATCCCAGAACCCTGGTCATCTGGGAAGCCCAGTTCGGCGACTTTGCCAACGGAGCGCAGGTGGTAATCGATCAGTTCATCAGCGCCGCCGAGCAAAAATGGAATCGCCTCTGTGGCATTACCCTGTTTTTACCCCACGGCTACGAAGGCCAGGGACCGGAACACTCCTCGGCACGGCTGGAGCGGTTTTTACAGTTATGCGCGCAGAACAACATGCAGGTCTGTATTCCGACCCATGCGGCGCAGATCTTTCATCTGTTGCGCCGCCAGATGCTCCGCCAGTGCCGCCGGCCGTTGATCGTCATGACCCCCAAGAGCCTGCTGCGCCTGCCCGAGGCCTCCCGGCCGTTAAGCGAATTAAGCAAAGGAAAATTCTATCGGGTTATCGATGACGAACAGGTTCAAAACCCGGAGTCGGTCAAACGGCTGATACTCTGCAGCGGCAAGGTCTACTATGATCTCGATCATCGGCGACAACAGGATCAACGCGAGGATGTGGCGATCCTTCGCATCGAACAGTTATACCCGTTCCCTGAAAAAGCCTTACAAGCCGCACTCAGGCGCTATCCGAATGTGCAGGACTACATCTGGTGCCAGGACGAACCCATGAACCAGGGCGCCTGGTATTCCAGTCAGCATCACATGCGCCGGGCGATCGGCGAGCAGCATGGTCTGCAGTATGCCGGCCGTCCGCTGATGGCCGCCCCGGCGGTCGGCTATCCTTCCCTGCACAAACAGCAACAGGAAAACCTGCTCGCCGACGCGCTGGGCACCCCCGCCTGA
- a CDS encoding FMN-binding glutamate synthase family protein, giving the protein MQALIIMATLFVFVVGIVVLIIIIIFIRDISQKKDAIRHNYPVIGRFRYLFSSLGEFFRQYFFAMDREEMPFNRAEREWVYKSASAHDNTVAFGSTKNLTPPGTPLFVNTSFPTLTEHTSEPPPVVIGPHCPQPYEPTSLINISAMSYGALSEPAVRALSRGAKLAGCWLNTGEGGLAPYHLEGGCDLVFQIGTAKYGVRNPEGQFDVERLHELAASSQIKMFEIKLSQGAKPGKGGILPGEKVTPEIARIRGIAPGQDSISPNRHIEIGDTAELLDFIDVVREATGKPTGFKLVLGEDEWLTQLCMAIHQRGIQHAPDFITVDSCDGGTGAAPMPLMDDVGLPIKESLPTVVDILTRYGLRDRIRVIASGKLITPSGVAWALCSGADFINSARGFMFSLGCIQAMKCNRNTCPTGITTHNPHLQKGLNPEEKSVKVKNFVDKIHYGTALIAHSCGVPHQRALTRAHCRLVQPDGKSVLMSTLYPKPEVLPDYRP; this is encoded by the coding sequence ATGCAGGCACTGATCATTATGGCAACATTGTTCGTTTTTGTTGTCGGCATTGTAGTATTAATCATCATCATTATTTTCATCCGGGATATTTCCCAGAAGAAAGATGCTATCCGGCACAATTATCCTGTTATAGGCCGGTTTCGTTATCTGTTCAGCTCACTGGGTGAGTTTTTCCGGCAGTATTTCTTCGCCATGGATCGCGAGGAGATGCCGTTCAATCGCGCCGAACGGGAGTGGGTTTATAAATCCGCCTCCGCTCACGACAATACCGTGGCCTTCGGCTCCACGAAAAATCTGACTCCCCCCGGCACGCCACTGTTTGTGAATACTTCTTTCCCGACGTTGACGGAGCACACCAGCGAACCGCCACCGGTTGTCATCGGGCCTCACTGCCCGCAGCCCTACGAACCGACCTCTTTAATTAATATTTCGGCAATGAGTTATGGCGCGCTGTCCGAACCCGCCGTGCGCGCTTTGTCGCGCGGGGCCAAACTGGCCGGCTGCTGGCTGAACACCGGCGAGGGCGGGCTGGCCCCCTATCATCTGGAAGGGGGATGCGATCTGGTCTTCCAGATCGGCACGGCCAAGTATGGCGTGCGCAATCCCGAAGGCCAGTTTGATGTTGAACGCCTGCACGAGCTTGCCGCCTCGTCCCAGATTAAAATGTTCGAAATCAAGTTAAGTCAGGGCGCCAAGCCCGGCAAGGGCGGTATCCTGCCGGGAGAGAAAGTGACGCCCGAAATCGCCCGCATCCGCGGCATTGCCCCCGGCCAGGACTCCATCTCACCCAATCGGCATATCGAGATTGGCGACACCGCTGAATTGCTGGATTTTATCGATGTCGTGCGCGAAGCGACGGGCAAACCGACCGGCTTCAAGCTCGTGCTCGGTGAAGACGAATGGCTGACGCAACTTTGTATGGCAATACACCAGCGCGGTATCCAGCATGCGCCTGATTTTATTACCGTGGACAGCTGCGACGGCGGCACCGGTGCCGCACCGATGCCTTTGATGGACGATGTCGGACTGCCGATCAAGGAGTCACTGCCCACGGTTGTCGATATTCTGACCCGTTACGGTTTGCGCGATCGAATACGGGTGATCGCCTCGGGCAAGCTGATCACGCCCTCCGGCGTTGCCTGGGCGTTATGCAGTGGCGCCGATTTCATCAACTCCGCCCGCGGCTTTATGTTTTCTCTGGGCTGTATTCAGGCGATGAAATGCAATCGCAACACCTGCCCGACGGGCATCACCACACACAATCCCCACCTGCAAAAGGGCCTGAACCCGGAGGAAAAATCGGTCAAGGTGAAGAATTTCGTCGACAAGATCCATTACGGCACGGCGCTGATCGCCCATTCCTGCGGAGTCCCTCACCAGCGTGCCCTGACTCGCGCGCATTGCCGCCTTGTTCAGCCGGATGGCAAATCCGTCCTGATGAGTACGCTTTACCCCAAACCGGAGGTATTGCCTGACTACCGACCGTAG